In Acinetobacter pittii, one genomic interval encodes:
- the rpsA gene encoding 30S ribosomal protein S1, which produces MTESFAALFEESELNLNVEKGAVIQGVVVNIDSDWVTVDTGLKSEGIVDRAEFLNEQRELEVQVGDTVDVVVEALDNGMGQTVLSREKAKRAETWTKLEKIFEDGEIVTGVISGKVKGGFTVDIGPVRAFLPGSLVDTRPIRDTTHLEGKELEFKVIKLDAKRNNVVVSRRAVMEAESSADREALLAQLEEGQTVTGTIKNLTDYGAFVDLGGIDGLLHITDMAWKRIKHPSEVVEVGQEVTVKVLKFDRERNRVSLGLKQLGEDPWLAIMSRYPKGSIVKARVTNLTDYGCFAEIAEGVEGLVHVSEMDHTNKNIHPSKVVQIGDEVDVMVLEVDEERRRISLGIKQTRANPWEEFAKAHEKGEKVSGTIKSITDFGIFIGLNGGIDGLVHLSDISWNEQGEEAIRRYKKGDTVEAVILSVDAEGNRISLGIKQLNSDPFNDFLAANERGALVKGTVTAVDARGATVKLADEVEATLKASEINRDRVEDATKFLEVGQEVEAKIINVDRKSRSINLSIKAKDEAEEKEAVASLRTATTSQDNGPKTIGDLIKAQMK; this is translated from the coding sequence ATGACCGAATCTTTTGCAGCCCTCTTTGAAGAAAGTGAATTAAACCTCAACGTTGAAAAGGGTGCAGTCATCCAAGGTGTTGTTGTAAACATCGATAGCGACTGGGTAACTGTTGACACTGGCCTAAAGTCTGAAGGCATTGTTGACCGTGCTGAATTTTTAAATGAACAACGTGAACTTGAAGTTCAGGTTGGTGATACTGTTGACGTAGTTGTTGAAGCACTTGACAACGGTATGGGTCAAACAGTTTTATCACGTGAAAAAGCTAAGCGTGCTGAAACTTGGACTAAACTTGAAAAAATCTTTGAAGATGGCGAAATCGTTACTGGTGTTATCTCTGGTAAAGTTAAAGGCGGTTTCACTGTTGACATCGGTCCTGTTCGTGCATTCTTACCAGGTTCATTAGTTGACACTCGTCCTATCCGTGACACTACTCACCTTGAAGGTAAAGAGTTAGAGTTCAAAGTAATCAAACTTGATGCTAAACGTAATAACGTTGTTGTATCTCGTCGTGCTGTTATGGAAGCTGAATCTTCAGCTGACCGTGAAGCATTACTTGCTCAACTTGAAGAAGGTCAAACAGTTACAGGTACTATCAAAAACCTTACTGATTACGGTGCATTCGTTGATCTTGGCGGTATTGATGGTCTTCTACATATCACAGATATGGCTTGGAAGCGTATCAAGCACCCTTCAGAAGTTGTTGAAGTTGGTCAAGAAGTTACAGTTAAAGTACTTAAATTTGACCGTGAACGTAACCGCGTATCTTTAGGCCTTAAACAATTAGGCGAAGATCCATGGTTAGCGATCATGAGCCGTTACCCTAAAGGTTCTATCGTTAAAGCTCGCGTAACTAACTTAACTGACTACGGCTGTTTCGCTGAAATCGCTGAAGGCGTTGAAGGTTTAGTTCACGTTTCTGAAATGGACCACACTAACAAAAACATCCACCCATCTAAAGTTGTTCAGATTGGTGATGAAGTTGACGTTATGGTTCTTGAAGTTGATGAAGAACGTCGTCGTATCAGCCTTGGTATCAAACAAACTCGTGCTAACCCATGGGAAGAGTTTGCTAAAGCTCATGAGAAAGGCGAAAAAGTATCTGGTACTATCAAGTCTATCACTGACTTTGGTATCTTCATTGGCTTGAACGGCGGTATCGACGGTTTAGTACACTTGTCTGATATCTCTTGGAACGAGCAAGGTGAAGAAGCTATTCGTCGTTACAAGAAAGGTGACACTGTTGAAGCTGTTATCCTGTCTGTAGACGCTGAAGGTAACCGTATCAGCCTTGGTATTAAGCAATTGAACAGCGATCCGTTCAATGACTTCTTAGCTGCTAATGAACGTGGTGCTTTAGTTAAAGGTACTGTAACTGCAGTTGATGCTCGTGGCGCAACTGTTAAGTTAGCTGACGAAGTTGAAGCAACTCTTAAAGCTTCTGAAATCAACCGTGACCGCGTAGAAGATGCGACTAAATTCTTAGAAGTTGGTCAAGAAGTTGAAGCGAAGATCATTAACGTTGATCGTAAATCTCGCTCTATCAACTTGTCTATCAAAGCGAAAGACGAAGCTGAAGAGAAAGAAGCAGTTGCTAGCTTGCGTACAGCAACAACAAGTCAAGACAATGGTCCTAAGACTATTGGTGACTTGATCAAAGCACAAATGAAGTAA
- the cmk gene encoding (d)CMP kinase, translating into MTVQIITIDGPSGSGKGTLAAKLAAHYQYHLLDSGALYRLLGLSLHKHDLLEKLDSQLDECIQYARQLDIKFETSASGILVFLDGEDVSQTIRTERVGEYASKVAVVPELRQALFERQRAFAQNPGLVADGRDMATSIFPEANAKIYLTASAESRAERRVKQLQGMGLDAKINDILANIQARDKRDMEREVAPLKPAKDAYIIDSSELTIDQVFKLMVDYVDSRTI; encoded by the coding sequence ATGACAGTTCAAATTATTACTATTGATGGTCCGAGTGGTTCGGGTAAAGGAACATTGGCTGCAAAACTTGCAGCACATTATCAATATCATTTACTTGATTCGGGTGCGTTATATCGTTTGTTAGGGTTGTCATTACATAAACACGATTTATTAGAGAAATTAGATAGTCAGCTTGATGAATGTATTCAATATGCACGTCAACTGGATATTAAATTTGAGACTTCTGCATCAGGGATTTTGGTTTTTTTGGATGGTGAAGACGTGTCTCAAACAATTCGTACAGAACGAGTTGGTGAATACGCATCAAAAGTTGCAGTGGTTCCAGAGCTTAGACAAGCGTTATTTGAAAGACAAAGAGCTTTTGCGCAAAACCCTGGTTTAGTTGCAGATGGTCGTGATATGGCAACATCTATCTTTCCTGAAGCAAACGCTAAAATTTATCTGACAGCTTCGGCTGAATCGCGTGCTGAGCGAAGAGTAAAACAGTTGCAGGGTATGGGGCTAGATGCTAAAATAAACGACATTTTAGCTAATATACAGGCGCGTGACAAAAGAGATATGGAGCGAGAAGTTGCTCCGCTCAAGCCAGCCAAAGATGCTTATATCATTGATAGTTCGGAATTAACGATCGATCAGGTATTTAAGTTAATGGTTGATTATGTCGATAGCCGTACTATTTAG
- a CDS encoding SRPBCC family protein — MRNVITVKKEFNAPLSDVFNLLSKHSTYNTAFAPLQVVRVKDSADSKRPDGLGSVRRMGFGPIKPLKEEITLLEENKSIEYKLIDNPLIKHHLGRIEFSEITPYITLVTYRIELTAKAPVVSKLILAQLKLAITLGFSRLAKAVAS; from the coding sequence ATGCGTAATGTAATTACCGTAAAAAAAGAATTTAATGCCCCTCTTAGTGATGTATTTAACTTGCTCTCTAAGCATTCAACTTATAATACTGCTTTTGCACCTTTACAAGTTGTGCGTGTAAAAGACTCAGCTGATTCTAAAAGACCTGATGGTTTAGGCTCAGTTCGACGTATGGGCTTTGGTCCAATCAAGCCCCTTAAAGAAGAAATTACATTGCTTGAAGAAAATAAAAGTATTGAATATAAATTAATAGATAATCCTTTGATTAAACATCATTTAGGTAGAATCGAGTTTTCTGAAATTACCCCATATATTACTTTAGTTACATACCGCATCGAGTTAACGGCAAAAGCGCCAGTGGTAAGTAAATTAATCCTTGCACAGCTAAAACTAGCCATTACACTAGGCTTTTCGAGATTAGCTAAAGCAGTTGCTTCTTAG
- the tadA gene encoding tRNA adenosine(34) deaminase TadA, translating into MTEYSDEYWMQLAYEQAELAAQKGEIPVGAVLVSENRLIGAGYNAPITLLDPTAHAEIQAIRAACSSLENYRLPEDTTLYVTLEPCTMCVGALVHARIKHVVFGTPEPKAGSLVSARQLLQQGYYNHRFTFQNGCLQEKCAQQLSHFFKQRREQKRQEKQQKTSLND; encoded by the coding sequence ATGACTGAATATAGTGATGAATACTGGATGCAGCTTGCTTACGAGCAAGCTGAATTAGCTGCTCAAAAGGGAGAGATTCCAGTTGGAGCAGTTTTGGTGAGTGAAAATCGACTAATTGGAGCAGGTTATAATGCTCCTATTACTTTGTTAGATCCAACTGCACATGCAGAAATTCAAGCTATTCGGGCAGCATGTTCCTCATTAGAAAATTATCGATTACCTGAAGATACAACTTTATATGTCACTCTTGAACCGTGCACGATGTGTGTAGGTGCATTAGTACATGCGAGAATCAAACATGTAGTTTTTGGCACACCCGAACCTAAAGCAGGTTCCTTGGTAAGTGCACGCCAGTTATTGCAGCAAGGTTATTACAATCACAGGTTTACATTTCAGAATGGCTGTCTGCAAGAAAAATGTGCTCAGCAACTTAGTCATTTTTTTAAACAAAGGCGTGAGCAAAAGAGACAAGAGAAACAACAAAAAACGTCCTTAAATGATTAA
- the hibch gene encoding enoyl-CoA hydratase/isomerase family protein, whose translation MMNSPNVNNYHPDLVVEEAKNGWRIVRLNRPKSLHALDESIVTALLRVFEDFRDDERVKAIWLDSTTPKAFCAGGDVRKLRQLVINQEVDTANKFFQQEYALDLLLHNYAKPVVVWGEGYVMGGGLGLFMAAPFRLVTPYSRLAMPEINIGLYPDVGASRFLADRGPIGLFTGLTGSIMTAAGAYSIGWATHICEAQRDNVLQKVLNINWAHYPAGDFRAIDDTLNSLHRPVAAGPLQNSLDVIHSVCRGFNFEQDYQAIVSLRDASSDWLRQASENLQKGSPSTAAITWLLWQWGKQIHSWDEVFDLEAQISEWKIRHPDFVEGVRARLVDKDLSPEWKQCDDLSLRGILADCPPVTSIDSWNALLRQHGVIT comes from the coding sequence ATGATGAACTCTCCCAATGTAAATAACTATCACCCGGACTTGGTGGTTGAAGAAGCAAAAAATGGCTGGCGTATAGTACGTTTGAATCGTCCTAAATCATTACATGCTTTAGATGAATCAATCGTAACGGCATTATTGCGTGTATTTGAAGATTTCCGTGATGATGAGCGTGTTAAAGCAATTTGGTTAGATTCAACTACACCAAAAGCTTTTTGTGCAGGTGGCGACGTTAGAAAATTACGTCAACTTGTTATAAATCAAGAAGTAGATACTGCAAATAAGTTCTTCCAACAGGAATATGCTTTAGATCTACTCTTACATAATTATGCTAAACCAGTCGTTGTTTGGGGTGAAGGCTATGTGATGGGCGGTGGTTTAGGCTTGTTTATGGCTGCGCCATTTCGTCTAGTAACACCATATTCACGCTTAGCAATGCCTGAAATTAATATTGGTTTATATCCAGATGTTGGGGCGAGCCGTTTCTTGGCTGATCGTGGTCCAATAGGTTTGTTTACCGGTTTAACTGGTTCAATCATGACAGCTGCTGGAGCATATAGCATCGGTTGGGCTACACATATTTGTGAAGCACAGCGTGATAATGTTTTGCAGAAAGTTTTAAATATTAATTGGGCTCATTATCCTGCAGGGGATTTTCGAGCAATTGATGATACTTTAAATAGCTTGCACCGTCCTGTTGCAGCAGGTCCATTGCAAAACTCACTTGATGTAATTCATAGCGTTTGCCGTGGTTTCAATTTTGAACAAGATTATCAAGCGATTGTTAGTTTGCGCGATGCGAGCAGTGATTGGTTGCGCCAAGCGAGTGAAAACTTGCAAAAAGGTTCTCCTAGTACAGCGGCAATTACTTGGTTACTATGGCAATGGGGCAAACAAATACATTCATGGGATGAGGTCTTTGACTTAGAAGCTCAGATTTCTGAGTGGAAAATACGTCATCCTGACTTTGTGGAAGGTGTTCGTGCGCGCTTGGTGGATAAAGACTTATCACCAGAATGGAAGCAATGTGATGATCTAAGCTTAAGAGGTATTTTGGCTGATTGTCCACCGGTGACTTCAATAGATAGCTGGAATGCCTTACTTAGACAGCACGGTGTGATCACCTAA
- the ung gene encoding uracil-DNA glycosylase — MQLTEQQQDKLSKVQLEESWKRSLAPFLLSPQMDNLRDFLFQQKQAQKIIYPPSKQIFNALNTTPLAEVKVVILGQDPYHGPNQANGLSFSVQKGIALPPSLRNIFHELHTDLGIPAPRHGDLTKWAKQGVLLLNSVLTVEAGQPTSHQKQGWEAFTDEVIDVLNEQREHVVFILWGAYAQRKGQRINRDKHLVLTAAHPSPLAANRGGFFGCKVFSKTNQYLKQHGIEPIDWQLDA, encoded by the coding sequence ATGCAATTAACTGAGCAACAGCAAGATAAACTCAGTAAAGTTCAATTAGAAGAAAGTTGGAAAAGATCTTTAGCACCTTTTCTATTAAGTCCTCAGATGGATAACTTGCGCGATTTCTTATTTCAACAGAAACAAGCTCAAAAAATAATATATCCACCGAGTAAGCAAATCTTTAATGCTTTAAATACAACACCATTGGCTGAAGTGAAAGTTGTGATTTTAGGTCAAGATCCATATCACGGCCCAAATCAAGCCAATGGATTAAGTTTCTCTGTTCAAAAAGGTATTGCATTACCGCCATCTTTACGCAATATTTTTCATGAATTACATACAGATTTAGGTATTCCAGCTCCTCGCCATGGCGACTTAACAAAATGGGCTAAACAAGGTGTACTCTTGCTCAATAGTGTGCTTACAGTTGAAGCTGGACAGCCGACTTCGCATCAAAAGCAGGGTTGGGAAGCCTTTACTGATGAAGTTATTGATGTTTTAAATGAGCAAAGAGAACATGTAGTATTTATTTTGTGGGGTGCTTATGCGCAGCGCAAAGGACAACGTATAAATAGAGATAAACACTTGGTTTTAACAGCCGCTCATCCATCACCTCTTGCTGCAAATAGAGGGGGGTTTTTCGGATGCAAAGTGTTTTCAAAAACAAATCAATATTTGAAACAACATGGCATTGAGCCCATAGACTGGCAATTGGACGCATGA
- a CDS encoding 6-pyruvoyl trahydropterin synthase family protein, giving the protein MLIRKLFKFENAHVVRNCTSDRCKRSIHGHSYKVELLLKASKLDHGQMVYDFGLLKGVIKDLFDSFDHAICFWEKDDPQYIDACQSFSARWISLPVSPSAEQFSRIFFYLAQQVLQSTVTQNGEGDVEVYSVIVHETDTGYAQSFIEDIQNEQMGILSLDRIVFSEQIQIEWANPRMYEDLKTGIKFNNPQVDLQVEV; this is encoded by the coding sequence ATGTTAATTCGTAAGTTATTTAAGTTTGAAAATGCACATGTTGTACGTAACTGTACATCGGATCGTTGTAAGCGATCAATTCATGGACATAGCTATAAAGTTGAATTATTGCTTAAAGCTTCGAAATTAGATCATGGGCAAATGGTTTATGATTTTGGACTCCTAAAGGGAGTAATAAAAGATCTTTTCGATAGCTTTGACCATGCAATCTGTTTTTGGGAAAAAGATGATCCCCAATATATTGATGCATGTCAGTCTTTTAGTGCTCGTTGGATTTCTTTACCAGTTTCACCGTCGGCTGAACAGTTTTCACGTATATTCTTTTATCTAGCTCAGCAAGTTTTGCAATCAACAGTCACTCAAAATGGGGAAGGTGATGTTGAAGTGTATTCTGTTATTGTTCATGAGACTGATACTGGATATGCTCAAAGCTTTATTGAAGATATTCAAAACGAACAAATGGGTATTTTAAGTCTCGATAGAATTGTTTTTTCAGAACAAATTCAGATAGAGTGGGCAAATCCACGCATGTATGAAGACTTGAAAACAGGGATTAAATTTAATAATCCTCAAGTTGATTTACAAGTCGAAGTATAA
- the gspK gene encoding type II secretion system minor pseudopilin GspK, translating into MLQYKKNQQGVALLTILIMVALATILAASIAKHQTNTMENTGYLMRQNQSLLYAKSAEAFFSELLIQDTNNAGGIDHLKESWAQPMPPFPIEDGIVSGRLLDESGKFNLNNLTTNEGTVNEAAKNWFERLLVRVGLPAELSQAVIDWQDPDDEPSGPMGAESNYYEGLDPGYFASNAKFHRIEELKLVRGFEGKKYDLIAPYISALPENTKVNINTASPLVLASIDQKLDLGTIEKELQSRQQNLKFFQNIDELWQLNAFSAVDTQKKTEVNSLLDVNSSFFQAQIEVVLNNRKRQFTSALMRSDKQVYVYSRNMAPFN; encoded by the coding sequence ATGTTGCAATATAAAAAGAATCAGCAAGGTGTAGCTTTATTAACCATTTTAATTATGGTTGCTTTGGCTACAATTTTAGCTGCCTCTATTGCAAAGCATCAAACTAATACCATGGAAAATACGGGTTATTTGATGCGTCAAAATCAGTCATTACTTTATGCAAAAAGTGCAGAAGCTTTTTTTTCTGAGTTGTTAATTCAAGATACAAATAATGCTGGTGGTATTGATCATTTAAAGGAAAGCTGGGCACAACCGATGCCACCTTTCCCAATAGAAGATGGAATCGTATCGGGACGTTTACTAGATGAATCAGGTAAATTTAATCTGAACAATTTAACGACCAATGAAGGTACGGTAAACGAAGCTGCTAAAAACTGGTTTGAGCGGTTGCTTGTGCGTGTAGGTTTGCCGGCAGAGTTAAGCCAAGCAGTTATTGATTGGCAAGATCCAGATGACGAACCATCTGGACCTATGGGAGCAGAAAGTAACTATTATGAAGGCCTTGATCCTGGCTATTTTGCTTCAAACGCTAAATTTCATCGTATTGAAGAGTTGAAGTTGGTAAGAGGTTTTGAAGGGAAAAAATATGATTTAATTGCACCATACATATCGGCATTACCTGAAAATACAAAAGTGAATATTAATACTGCATCACCATTAGTATTAGCGAGTATTGATCAAAAATTAGATTTAGGGACTATAGAAAAAGAACTTCAATCACGCCAACAAAATTTAAAATTCTTTCAAAATATTGATGAATTATGGCAATTGAATGCTTTTTCAGCAGTTGATACACAAAAGAAAACTGAAGTTAATAGCCTTTTAGATGTGAATTCGAGCTTTTTTCAGGCACAAATTGAGGTTGTGTTGAATAATAGAAAAAGACAGTTTACAAGTGCCTTAATGCGCAGCGATAAGCAGGTTTATGTATATTCTAGAAATATGGCGCCTTTTAACTAA
- the gspJ gene encoding type II secretion system minor pseudopilin GspJ produces MIKNKYFCSQSTAPRLAARSSSARLIRASGFTLVELLVSIAIFAILSLLGWKVFDYLLKVRDRNTQHEVQLFELQDAYQQVLRDTLQIIPLSANQGGQLHPALELNNQVLRFSKAGVTDPLKQGLSPFERIEYHYDPDQKKLYRLKYSNLNTSNREQPLSSTLLSQVEQFQIMVLTPQEVTRWPEINLDPTKSEEFKKLPKGIKIQLTVAGVSYEWVYSLNQGVSSLSKEGGG; encoded by the coding sequence ATGATAAAAAATAAATATTTTTGCTCTCAAAGCACAGCTCCTCGTCTTGCGGCACGATCGAGCAGTGCTCGATTAATTCGTGCCTCAGGATTTACTTTAGTTGAGCTTTTAGTTTCGATTGCAATTTTTGCTATTTTGTCTCTGTTGGGTTGGAAGGTTTTTGATTATTTACTAAAGGTCCGAGATCGTAATACTCAACATGAAGTGCAGTTGTTTGAATTACAAGATGCTTATCAACAAGTTTTGCGTGATACTTTGCAGATTATACCTTTGTCAGCAAATCAAGGCGGGCAATTACATCCAGCTCTAGAGCTTAATAATCAAGTTCTTCGTTTTAGTAAGGCAGGTGTTACTGACCCTTTAAAGCAAGGATTATCACCTTTTGAGCGTATTGAATATCACTATGACCCTGACCAAAAAAAGCTTTATCGTCTTAAATATAGTAATTTAAATACTTCAAATAGAGAACAGCCTCTATCAAGTACACTGTTGAGCCAAGTTGAACAATTTCAAATTATGGTGTTGACACCGCAAGAAGTGACCAGGTGGCCAGAAATTAATCTTGACCCTACAAAATCTGAAGAATTTAAAAAGTTACCGAAAGGCATAAAAATACAACTCACGGTTGCAGGTGTAAGTTATGAGTGGGTTTATAGTTTGAATCAAGGGGTTTCATCGCTCTCCAAAGAAGGAGGAGGGTGA
- the gspI gene encoding type II secretion system minor pseudopilin GspI, whose protein sequence is MKSKGFTLLEVMVALAIFAVAAVALTKVAMQYTQSTSNAIFRTKAQFVAMNEVALMEINQEWLEGTQSKQVTSQGETWQIDKSAQSTISPNVQKVDVQVSLYDSDKGKVQNGITHLVFFNYPMKAK, encoded by the coding sequence ATGAAATCTAAAGGCTTTACTCTATTAGAAGTGATGGTTGCTTTAGCAATTTTTGCAGTGGCGGCTGTCGCGCTAACTAAAGTAGCCATGCAATATACTCAATCTACCTCAAATGCAATTTTTAGAACAAAAGCACAGTTTGTTGCAATGAATGAAGTTGCTTTAATGGAAATAAATCAGGAATGGCTTGAAGGTACACAAAGTAAGCAAGTGACTTCTCAAGGCGAGACTTGGCAGATTGATAAATCTGCGCAATCTACAATTAGTCCAAATGTTCAAAAAGTAGATGTACAAGTTAGTTTATATGATTCTGATAAGGGGAAAGTTCAAAATGGTATTACCCACTTGGTATTTTTTAATTATCCAATGAAAGCGAAATAA
- a CDS encoding type II secretion system protein: MKTQSPKSQKGFTLIEVMVVIVIMTIMTSLVVLNIGGVDQKKAMQARELFLLDIHKIGKESLDQSRVLALSTLSETDVSPFSYELYEYHDQSKLQVQDIKNRWQKYSEFTTRQLPKHVSFTVQPLDTQNYSKATNTDLIGGQAPQLIWFGNGEAKTVKIQFYFEQKPIGSEIQIDHLGKINEI, from the coding sequence ATGAAAACTCAATCACCTAAATCCCAAAAAGGTTTTACGCTTATTGAAGTGATGGTGGTGATTGTTATTATGACGATTATGACTTCACTTGTCGTACTTAACATTGGTGGGGTTGACCAAAAGAAAGCAATGCAAGCAAGAGAGCTATTTTTGCTTGATATACATAAAATTGGTAAAGAGTCGCTTGATCAATCTCGTGTTCTAGCTTTATCCACTCTCAGCGAAACCGACGTTTCACCATTTTCTTATGAACTGTATGAATATCACGACCAGAGTAAATTACAGGTTCAAGATATAAAAAATCGCTGGCAAAAATATTCAGAATTTACTACGCGGCAACTGCCTAAACATGTATCGTTTACAGTACAACCTTTAGATACGCAAAACTATTCAAAAGCTACGAATACCGATTTAATTGGAGGGCAAGCTCCTCAGTTAATCTGGTTTGGCAATGGTGAAGCTAAAACCGTTAAAATCCAGTTCTACTTTGAGCAAAAACCAATTGGTTCAGAAATACAAATTGATCATTTGGGTAAAATAAATGAAATCTAA
- a CDS encoding TetR/AcrR family transcriptional regulator, producing MDRQAQFRAREVLIFQVAEQLLLENGEAGMTLDVLAAELDLAKGTLYKHFQSKDELYMLLIIRNERMLLEMVQDTEKAFPEHLAFFMLHHLHHPERTVLFHQIEEKLSITAQGVHHLFHELYQVRKQRLRIIIRMTDHYLESIQSNMTTRDYLASIWSLTHGAAAILNSSFYQRYLGSRDTLRVAYIDQALALPKQAVEQYA from the coding sequence ATGGATCGTCAGGCTCAGTTCCGAGCAAGAGAAGTATTAATATTTCAGGTTGCGGAACAATTATTGCTAGAAAATGGCGAAGCTGGAATGACACTTGATGTCCTGGCTGCTGAGCTTGATTTAGCAAAAGGAACTTTGTACAAACACTTTCAAAGTAAAGATGAGTTGTACATGCTGTTGATTATTCGTAATGAGCGTATGTTACTTGAAATGGTTCAAGATACTGAAAAGGCCTTTCCAGAACATTTAGCTTTTTTTATGTTGCACCATTTACATCATCCTGAGCGAACAGTTTTATTTCACCAAATTGAAGAAAAACTCTCAATCACTGCTCAAGGTGTCCATCATCTTTTTCATGAGCTTTATCAGGTCCGTAAACAGCGATTGCGAATTATCATTCGTATGACAGATCATTATTTAGAATCTATTCAAAGTAATATGACAACTCGTGATTATTTGGCTTCTATTTGGTCATTAACTCATGGTGCAGCAGCTATTCTCAATTCAAGTTTTTACCAACGGTATTTAGGTTCAAGAGACACTTTGAGAGTGGCTTATATTGATCAGGCATTAGCCTTACCTAAACAAGCTGTTGAACAATATGCTTAG